The following proteins are encoded in a genomic region of Pyrus communis chromosome 11, drPyrComm1.1, whole genome shotgun sequence:
- the LOC137707720 gene encoding glucose-1-phosphate adenylyltransferase small subunit, chloroplastic/amyloplastic-like, with product MASTSMAASGVLTSRSSVLPNSKQTQNISRLSFSGSHLSGTKIPAPSTCMRKCPTHRVPPLAVSPKAVSDSKNSQTCLDPDASRSVLGIILGGGAGTRLYPLTKKRAKPAVPLGANYRLIDIPVSNCLNSNVSKIYVLTQFNSASLNRHLSRAYATNMGGYKNEGFVEVLAAQQSPENPNWFQGTADAVRQYLWLFEEHNVLEFLVLAGDHLYRMDYERFIQAHRETDADITVAALPMDEKRATAFGLMKIDEEGRIIEFAEKPKGEQLKAMKVDTTILGLDDERAKEMPYIASMGIYVVSKNVMLDLLRDKFPGANDFGSEVIPGATSIGLRVQAYLYDGYWEDIGTIEAFYNANLGITKKPVPDFSFYDRSSPIYTQPRYLPPSKMLDADVTDSVIGEGCVIKNCKIHHSVVGLRSCIAAGAVIEDTLLMGADYYETDADRRFLSAKGSVPIGIGKNSHIRRAIIDKNARIGENVKIINSDNVQEAARETDGYFIKSGIVTVIKDALIPSGTVI from the exons ATGGCGTCCACTTCAATGGCAGCGAGCGGAGTGCTCACGTCGCGATCGTCGGTGTTGCCGAACTCGAAGCAAACCCAGAACATCAGCCGCCTCTCCTTCAGCGGCTCTCATCTCTCCGGGACCAAAATCCCCGCCCCCAGCACCTGTATGAGGAAGTGCCCCACTCACAGAGTCCCGCCGCTGGCTGTCTCTCCGAAGGCTGTTTCCGATTCCAAGAACTCCCAGACGTGTCTTGATCCCGATGCGAGCCGG AGTGTGTTGGGGATTATCCTGGGTGGGGGAGCTGGGACGAGGCTTTACCCATTGACCAAGAAGCGTGCGAAGCCTGCTGTTCCATTGGGAGCAAACTACAGGCTGATCGATATCCCAGTCAGTAATTGCCTCAACAGCAACGTGTCCAAGATCTATGTGCTGACCCAGTTCAATTCCGCTTCGCTCAATCGCCATCTTTCTCGTGCTTATGCTACTAATATGGGTGGCTACAAAAATGAAGGCTTTGTTGAGGTTCTTGCTGCCCAGCAGAGCCCTGAGAATCCCAATTGGTTTCAG GGTACTGCGGATGCCGTGAGACAGTACTTGTGGTTGTTTGAGGAGCACAATGTGTTGGAATTTTTGGTTCTTGCTGGGGATCATTTGTATAGGATGGACTATGAGAGGTTTATTCAGGCGCATAGAGAAACTGATGCAGACATCACTGTGGCTGCTCTGCCCATGGATGAGAAGCGTGCTACCGCCTTTGGTTTGATGAAGATTGATGAAGAGGGAAGGATTATTGAGTTTGCTGAGAAACCAAAAGGGGAGCAACTCAAAGCTATGAAG GTTGATACAACTATCCTGGGTCTTGATGATGAGAGAGCTAAAGAGATGCCTTATATTGCCAGCATGGGTATATATGTTGTGAGCAAAAATGTCATGTTAGATCTACTTCGAGACAAGTTTCCTGGTGCAAATGATTTCGGGAGTGAAGTTATTCCAGGCGCAACTTCCATTGGTTTGAGA GTTCAAGCTTATTTGTATGATGGCTACTGGGAAGATATTGGTACCATTGAGGCTTTCTACAATGCAAACTTGGGGATAACAAAAAAACCAGTTCCAGATTTCAG CTTTTATGATCGTTCATCCCCTATCTACACCCAACCTCGGTATTTACCTCCATCAAAAATGCTTGATGCTGATGTCACAGATAGTGTTATTGGCGAGGGATGTGTAATAAAG AACTGTAAAATTCACCATTCAGTCGTTGGACTTCGGTCTTGCATAGCAGCGGGTGCTGTCATTGAAGACACATTACTGATGGGAGCTGACTACTATGAG ACTGATGCTGACAGGAGGTTCCTTTCTGCGAAGGGCAGCGTTCCAATTGGTATTGGCAAGAATTCCCACATTAGGAGAGCAATAATTGATAAGAATGCGCGAATTGGAGAGAATGTTAAG ATTATCAATAGCGACAATGTGCAAGAAGCAGCAAGAGAAACAGACGGATATTTCATAAAGAGCGGGATTGTCACAGTGATCAAGGATGCCTTGATTCCTAGTGGAACAGTAATCTAG
- the LOC137709437 gene encoding uncharacterized protein, with translation MKVRSKVVFLLRDSEGFGEAISAAFRRNPSNSTVEESFELSLERYGIQNCKASGILHHFLDPQGQYEVSVLLMEYYEPPILACAINEVLAQLAGRNSSSVPTVVAPFFLESSKLKGESKSATKFESKCSLYGIGIGSETAISKAMASKTQKPPPSLQIHHEPLACFLQLARVLKLPTYVLIGQRGQRISDKEEFQILYEIGELLASTLNLSFSRDKITWNPTRKSKDDGEPWRALYG, from the exons ATGAAGGTCCGTTCGAAGGTAGTGTTTCTGCTGAGAGACTCAGAGGGCTTCGGCGAAGCCATCTCAGCTGCTTTCCGCCGAAATCCAAGCAATTCTACTGT AGAAGAAAGTTTCGAGCTTTCATTGGAGCGCTATGGAATCCAAAATTGCAAAGCTTCTGGAATCCTTCACCACTTCCTCGATCCCCAGGGCCAATATGAG gTGTCTGTGCTGCTTATGGAATACTATGAACCGCCAATACTAGCCTGCGCTATTAATGAAGTTCTAGCGCAATTAGCAGGGCGGAATTCATCCTCAGTTCCTACAGTCGTTGCCCCATTTTTCCTAGAGTCATCCAAGCTAAAGGGGGAAAGTAAATCTGCAACAAAATTTGAAAGCAAATGTTCACTTTATGGTATAGGGATTGGTTCAGAAACAGCCATAAGCAAGGCTATGGCAAGCAAAACCCAGAAGCCACCGCCAtccttgcagattcatcatGAACCTTTGGCTTGCTTTCTTCAGTTGGCCCGTGTTTTGAAGTTGCCAACATATGTTCTTATCGGGCAAAGAGGTCAACGCATTTCTGATAAAGAAGAGTTTCAG ATACTTTATGAGATTGGAGAACTTTTAGCAAGCACTTTGAACCTTTCCTTTTCAAGAGACAAGATCACATGGAATCcaacaagaaaatcaaaagacgATGGGGAGCCATGGCGTGCATTATATGGTTAG
- the LOC137707789 gene encoding uncharacterized protein — protein sequence MAQGLWETMAQGVSAAMSRVFHPLVPNTSTGFECQCKPFFEAVQAGRWETAKDFCIQHPEAVRVRHPSSGKTALHIAVEAGHVDIVKELVSLMEEGDLEIKSTQDGRTALAIAAIKGITEMAQCMVTRNEKLLGIPDSNNELPIVLAYLLGHRHMARYLYSVTPLEDLMPDKGPHGATIISNCFTSKEFGKSF from the exons ATGGCACAAGGTCTTTGGGAGACCATGGCACAAGGTGTTTCGGCGGCCATGTCACGCGTGTTTCATCCATTAGTGCCCAATACAAGCACAG GATTTGAATGTCAGTGTAAACCTTTCTTTGAGGCTGTGCAAGCTGGCCGTTGGGAAACTGCAAAGGACTTTTGCATCCAACATCCGGAGGCAGTAAGAGTAAGACATCCATCTTCTGGGAAGACAGCTCTTCACATTGCAGTTGAAGCTGGGCATGTGGATATTGTGAAAGAATTGGTGTCGTTGATGGAAGAGGGCGACTTGGAAATAAAATCAACACAGGATGGTCGGACAGCTCTTGCTATTGCTGCAATTAAAGGGATTACCGAAATGGCTCAATGCATGGTAACAAGGAACGAAAAATTACTCGGCATTCCCGATTCAAACAACGAACTTCCAATTGTGTTAGCTTATTTGCTTGGGCATCGGCATATGGCTCGATATCTCTACTCCGTCACTCCACTTGAAGATTTAATGCCAGACAAAGGACCTCATGGCGCTACAATAATCTCCAATTGTTTTACATCCAAAGAATTTGGTAAAAGTTTTTAA